The genomic region CCGTTATGATTTTTTTAACAACATTATCAATATCCGACGTGAAACGAAGATGAACTCTTTGATAGACTATCTTAATATCATTTGCTGCATGTATGTCATCTATTGTTTGTTCAACAAGGGATGTTTTACCATGCCTCCTGTATTCTTGAATCCAGCAGTGGCGGCCAATTTTTATGTACTTACTTAACTTTGCTCGCTCATTAGTTCTATTACAAAATGCTACGCCAGTAACTTTTGTTTTCGGGAAATAGTCTATATTCATGATCGGTTCCGTCATTGCTAATTAGGTTATTTTAACGTTCAAATAGCCGTGTCGCAAGTTCCGACACGAAGGTTGCGTCACGGAGTGTTTGGCACGGAGATTTCGATTCGCAACCATTTGTTAATTCCCTATCACATCCCTATCACCATGGAACAAAATACAGAAAACTCCCGTTTAGGCATTACTTTTCTGCGCAAAGGCACTGAAAACACCTTAACTTTTGGGTATCTGCTTTTCAGGGATTAACAGCCGATGATGAATTAAATTAATTATCTTGCATAGAGGCGATGATTTGCATCACTTCGGCAATATTACCAGCGCCAATTTTGCCAACGCAGCATTGTTGGTTAACCGCAGCGTGGAGTTGAGCAAGCTCAATCATATTCTCCAGTGTTGCTGTGCCTAGCACTTCGGTGCTTGCCATATTTTGTTGCACAGCAGGCAATGAAAACACGTGACCGTGGCTATCGATAAGCACGTCACGATCGCTAAACACGTACAACAACATTTCTTCATCATTAAGCCAGTCTTGCTCACTGACGATGTAAATCAACTCATCTTCGCCATCGTGTTTAACAACGGCAGGCCAAGCGATCATATATCCGTGTCCCTAGTTGATGCATTAGAATCGCCAACAATATGACTTCTTACGCCATATTGCTGACTTTGTTGATTGCCATCAGCGTGTTTTTTGTCGGTGAGGCCAGCTTGTTCTATGGCTCTAGCAGCGAGTAAGCTTTCCGGTACTTCTTTTATGTATAAGTCGCGCTTCGCGTATGGGATCTCTATATTGTTCTCCGCGAATTTTCGGTAAATGGCATTATTGATTTGATGCAAAATACGGCCACGATCGCCAGGATTTTCAATCCAGCCCATCACTTCAAAGTCTAAACTTGAGCCGCCAAAGGTACGAAAACGCACAACGGGTGGTGGGTATGAGCAAATTTCATCTTCTTCTTGCACTACACTGTTAAGCACTTTTTGTACTAAATCAAGATCACTGCCATAGGCGCAACCGACTTGGGCGCGAATACGTGATTTAGTGCTAGGTCCCGCCGATTCATTAACAATTTTTGTGTTACCCATAACCGAGTTGGGGATGGTAATTTCAATATGATCACGGGTCAATATGCGAGTACTACGTAAACCAATGTTGGTTACCTCACCGCGCTCACCGGATTCTAATACAACATAGTCTTTAATTTTGTAGGGTGAGTCGGCCATGATCAGCACCCCAGAAAATAAGTTGGCTAAGGTGTCTTTAGCGGCAAAACCCACGGCAATACCGACAATACCAGCCGAGGCAAGCCATGCGGTCATATCGATGTTCCATGACGAGAAAATCATATAAATCGAAACAACGAAAATCAGAATCAGCGCCAAGTTTTCAAACAGTGGCAAGGTTTGCATGTGTAAGATTTTAAAACGCCTATCATTGGCTGCAACGCTGTGCAAAATAATGCGGGTAATGCGCATCACAAATAATGTCCACATAATGGCCAGCACAGTGTAAAACATAGGGAATAGGTATTTGGTTACTTCATCAGGCGCTTCAGCAATTTTTGAGGCGATGGCAAGACCAAAGATAACCACCGAGTAAAACAGCGGTTTATGTAACAGTTCAATTAACTGGTCATCAAACTTGCCATTGGTTTTGCTCGCTAACTTTTGAATCCAAGTAATAACGACTTTATCAATAAGCCAAGCAACAACCAGTGAGGCAAGCACGACGACGCCTGCTTGCAAAAATACGTTGTCGCCAAAGTAACTGAGGTAGTCTTTTATCTGGCTGTCGAGTTGTTCCATCTTAGCTCCCTGTACTGCTAATTAATCTTTAGAAATTAATGTTTTATTTTGTGCTTTATTACGCTTTAAGTTCAAGCAAGTATCATTGTATAAGTGACGAAAAAACAATGGTGCAACCTTGAGTGAATCGGTTATGGGTGGTTGATTATTGGCAAGGCGAATGATGTTTTGATAATAAAAACTTATCTGGCCAACAGAGTTCATCGACTTAATGAGCCCTAATGGACTGTTATTGCCCCAAAAACCATCACCAAGTTTGAGTTTATACTCATAATCATCGATGTAGTCGACTTCGGCGTTTATGAGTTTTTGTGAAACGTCGGCATCGGTGCACAAAGGTCTTGCCAAGCCAACCATGTCAACTTCGCCGTCACTAATAACCTGCTCTATCACTTCGCGTGAGCGAAAGCCACCGGTGATCATTAGCGGCACTTTAGCATGTTGCTTTATCGCGTCAGCATATTCTATAAAATACGCCTCACGGCGGCGCGTGCTTTCTCTTACTTCGCTTGCGTCAACGCTAATAAAACTTAATTGCTCGTAGGTACCACCAGAAATTTCCAGCAAATCAATGCCATCTTCACTCAGCCAGCTAGCAACTTGCACGCATTCTTCAAGGGTAAAGCCACCTTGTTGAAAGTCGGCTGAGTTGAGTTTAACGCCAATAGGAAACTCTGGCCCCACCGCTTTGCGTACCGCTTGGACAACCGAACGGGCAAAACGAGCACGGTTTTCAAGGCTACCGCCCCATTGATCTTTACGTAAGTTGGTTTTTGGTGATAAAAATTGGCTGATTAAGTAGCCATGGGCAGCATGCACTTGCACACCACTAAAACCCGCTTGTTTGGCAAGCGCGGCGGTGGTGGCATAACGCTGAATAATGTCATCAATTTCTTGCTGTCTCAGTGCTCTAGGTTTAGAAAACATACCCATGATATGTAGCTGCACATCCGAGGGTGATACCGGTTGGCTATTTACTAGCGTCGCGCATTGTCGCCCCGGATGCGATATTTGCATCCATAAATGATTACCAGCCACTTGGCCTGCTTGAGCCCAAGCTTTAAAGGCATCTAATGCTGAGTCATCTTCAAGAACAACGTTACCGGCACGCTCTAAATAGCGCCGATCTACCATGACATTGCCAGTAATATGTAAGCCGGTGCCACCATGTGACCAAGTGCGGTACAAGGTGTTGTGTTGCTCGGTTGGGCGGTCATAAGGATCCGCTAAACCTTCGGTCATGGCACTTTTACATAGCCGATTAGGTATCACTGCACCGCACGGGAGAGTCAAGGGTTGAGCTAGTGGTGATGTCATGGTGTCCTCAGCAAGTTATTGTTTTTAAATCTTTGTTTTTATTTTGCTAATGGTTACTTTATACCGCTAATCCAATCGCAAAGCACTTGTTTAAATTCATCTTTGTGGGAAATAAATGGTGCATGTGAGGCACCATAGAAAGTATAGCTGTCAGATTGAGGCACTAACTTATCCATTTGCTCAATGACAGCCTTGGGAACTAATGAATCGAGACGACCGTACAAACGCAAAAATGGTATATCAATATTTTGGATTTTGGCGCGTAGATCGACGGTTTCTAATAAACTCAGCGAGGCATCAAGTGTTTCTTTACTCGCATGTGGGCGGCTATCTATAAGTGCTTTTATTTCTTTTATATCGGCACGCACGTGTGCTGCCCCCATGGCCTGAATACGCAAAAAATTACTGATGGTTTTATCGGCGCTTACTGCGAGTTGCTGATGGAAGCCTCTTAATAATTCTGGCTTGATACCCGGCCAATGCTCATCATCAACAAAATAAGGCGAGCTGGTAATGGTTACAACGGCTTTAACTTTGTCACTATGATGCAGGGCAAGTTCACTGGCAACAAGCCCGCCAAGTGACCAACCAACGACAATACTCGGCTGGTCAATTACATCGGCAACTGCCGTTGCAAGGTTGCCTAGACTGTAGTCTTTTAGATGACTATCGACATTATCGCCAAAACCGGGTAAATCGATACAAGTGACGGTAAATTGCTGCTTGAACATATCGACCATAGGCGAAAAAATGGCGCTGTTTAGGCCCCAACCATGGATGAAAACAAGATGCTCGCCGTTTCCTTCGACACGGGAATTAAGCTGTTTTTCAGCTGTTTGGGTCATTATTAACTATGCTTTGATTGATAACGGATAACATTTATTTTACGCAATGGATAGCGACAATGGAAATTTTCCCTTCTGATCAAATCAGTCGACTTTGGCGACGCGGAGCTAAAGCGTTTCAGCGCTTTTGTCCCTCGTTATGTGATTTATGCCGCCAGCCGAGTCATCACTTACCACTTTTATGCAAATGCTGTCATCAGGACCTAGCAGGCTTTGATTATCAACAACTTGCAGGTAATTTACTCAATCACCCGGCAATTGTGGGGCATTTACCAAAAATGGCTTTTCAGCAGTTAGTCTGTGCTTGCCCTTACGTATGGCCTCTTGATATTTGGCTAATGCAGCTTAAGTATCAACGACGGGTAGAGTTAGTGCCAGTGCTTGCTCATTTATTGGTCGCGACACTAAAGCTAATTCGAGAGTCAAATCAGCACCAACAACAAAACCCGTACCATGTGGCAGACCTATTAGTACCGGTGCCATTATCGCCGCTGCGTTTACGGCAACGGCAATTTAATCAAGCGTTATTACTTGCTGACATCATTAGCAGAGAAATTGGCGGATTTGTTGACACTAGCCTTATCGGTCGTAGGCAGAGCTTACAGCGACAAGTTGGTAAAAGTGGTGTGCAACGACGCATGGCACTAAAAAATAGTTTTTATATTACACCGAGCGCGGCTGACACCATAAAAGGTAAGCATGTTGCCATTGTTGACGATGTCCTTACCACCGGAACTACGGCAAATATGATAGCCAAATTATTGCTCAAGCATGGTGTGGCAACGGTATCGGTATATACCGTTGCCTTATCGTTGCCAGTCATGCGCCGAGACTAGTTTCTGTTAACCAGTGATCAACAGCCCGAGCAAATGAATTACGGGATAGCGCTAAATACTTTTGAGAAAAACAAGCTATTAGCGATGATTTTCGCGGTTCCTGGCCAGTAGCCCCGAAATACTAAATTAGCATCACTGGCAATGACTCGACCGCGACCGACATCGTGAGCGATGATGGACGCATTACCAGCAACGAGATCGACAAGTTGTGGTGCGGCATAGCCACTCATAAGCGGATCGCTTTGGTAGCGATTGACTGTAACAAATGGCGTTGCAGGCAAGGTAATAATATCGGTCGAGTTTTTAAAGATGGCTAAGTCGGGTTTATTGTAGCCATAGGCAAGGGGATGCGATAAATCTATTTCCGTTTCAAAAATAGTACCGGCGATGAGCTTTTCGGCATGCAAGGTTTGCTTGTCTTCATAACTCAAGCCATTGGTATTAAAGGCACGATCAATATCGGAGGCTGTGACAAATTCAGCATTGAGGATCTTATGATTGGCGAGATATTTCACCGCACCTTTTTGGGCGATCAGTGTTCCACCCTGCTGAGCAAAATCGGCGAAGCGTTTTTCGCTATTTTGCGGTAACTGCTCATAATTGCCGTCGACCATGATAATGTGACTGTAGTCATTAAAATCGATGTGACTAAGACGATACGTATCGACCACACTTACTGGAATATTTAATTGCGAGTCCAAGTAGTAAAGCATATGACCCGCTTCGTATTGCGATATCCCATGGCCACCAATTAACAACACTTTTATCGGGTTTAATGGGCGCAGCGATGGACTGCCAATATCGATGCCCTGGTTAAAGCCAGTTTCAATCGCGTATAAGTCGATACCAATTTGTTGCTGCCACTGAGTTAACGTGGCAAACCAGTTTTTATTGGTTTGCAAGGCAGCAGGGATAATGATGCTACCGCGGTCAAATGACATGCGCTCGTTTGCGACTAAGGCACTAAATTTTTTGGTATTTACTTTGGCGCGAATGCCCGCATTAAGTAGCTTGTTAAGTAATTTAGGTGCCAGATAATCATCCCAATGAAACGCATAAGCATAGGCGTCACTGGCTGGGCGCATGACGTCGTTGGCCGTTTTTTGCCAAGGCGTTGATGAAATACTTAAGCCCCGATTGGTTTCTACTTTGGTAAAGCTGATGTTATAGGCTAATGGCATGGTCCAGCCGGATACATCATAAAAGGTGTTGTCGTTAAAGGTCGTCACTTTGTTAAACAAAGTCTTTACTAAACGATACTGGGCTTGCTCAAGTGGCACAAAGAAGCTGTGCTGTGCTTGGTAAGTATTATCATCGTCTTGATAATCTTTTTGCAATGGATAAACACTGACTTGGTGCTGGCTAAGCAGTTCTAAAAAGGCATTAAGGCGACTGCGATCATGAGGTTCGGTAAATAAAAAGCCAGCAAAATCATCTTCGTCAGCTAAGTCTTCAATTTGTTGATAAAACTGGTGACGATAGTTGTGCAGTTTGGTTTTGTTATCACTGGCGGCCGTGAGGGTTGAAAACGAGGTGAGTACGTGATTTTTAATACCAAAAGCAAAGGTTAAGATGCCATTAGCCGAATCTGTGATGTAACCTCGAGAGCTTGCTTGCTCGAATAAAATACCAATGGTGCCATTTATGTCAGGATAGGTTGAGCCCTTACCATAGAAAAAGTCATCAAAACTTTCTTCCGAATAATATAAACGGTTCTCGGCATCGAGTGCTTTGGCATGATAGCCGGCAATTAACTTGGTTAAATCGAAGTTTTCGCTTGGCGTTAACGGGTTATTACGTGATGGCACGCCGGGCTGAAAAAAGTAGCTGGCATGGCGGCCCATTTCATGAAAATCACCAAGCACGTTTGGCTTATAGTGATGATATACACGCAAACGGTTACGGCTTTCTTGCTGTGTTAGTGGTAACCAATCACGATTTAGATCAAACATATAATGATTGGTACGCCCCGATGGCCATTGCAAGTGGTGCTCACGATGGTTGTGATCGGTATTAACGCTTTGATTGCGATTGGTATTCACCCAGGTGGTAAATCGGTCCATGCCATCAGGATTCATACTTGGCTCAATAACAATAACAAGGTTATCAAGCAACTTATCGATGTTGTTATTTATCGCCGCGGCTAGTTGATAAGCCACCAAGAGTGACGCGTTAGCACCTGAGATTTCGTTACCATGAATGCTATACCCTAGCCAAACTACCGCCGGATCATTATCAGCTTGCTTAGTGCTACTTTGTCGGTTGCTTAAGATCTCATCTAAACGCGCTAAATTTTGTTGGCTACTGATGGTGGCAATAATTTGTTTACGGTGCTCTTGGCTGTAGCCCATTTGTCTAACTTCAACCAGTTCACTGGCTTGATCCAGTTGCTCAAAGTAATCGATTAATTGGTCATGACGAATATGGCGTTCGCCTACCTCAAAGCCCAATACCTGCTCTGGTGTTGGGATATTTGGGCGGTATTGATCTTGATTGGGAAAATAGTAAGAAAGTGGCGCTGCAAACAGGGTATTTGCAACCAATAATAGCGCCACAGAGCATACTCGTATGATGTTAAACAAAACAAACTCCTTCACGGGTATAGAGGCAATAAACATTTTAATTTTAATACTTTAGCAAAATTTATAAGCAAAGTAGTGGTTAATTTACTGACTCACAGGGATTTATCTTGATAAAAAATGTCAATTAATTTGGAAGTTTGCGCTTGAGAAGCGTATTATAGCCCCCATACTTGAGTTAAATAGTCGGGTATGTTGCAGGGCAACATACTACGCGTGAGATGTAAGCATAAAGCGAGACACAAATGATTAAAATTAGTGATACCGCACAGGAGCATTTCGTAAAGCTACTGTCGCAGCAGGCTGAAGGCACCTGTATTCGTGTGTTCGTGGTAAACCCAGGAACCGCACAAGCAGAATGTGGTGTGTCATATTGTCCACCAGAAGCCATTGAAGAAGACGATATCCGTATTGAATACAATGGTTTTGCGGCGTTAGTTGATAAAGACAGTGAGCGCTTTTTAGAAGACGCTGAAATCGATTTTGTTAGCGATCAAATGGGATCGCAGTTAACGTTAAAAGCACCAAACGCGAAACTTCGTAAAGTTGCTGACGACGCGCCATTATACGATCGCGTAAATTACTTTATTCAATCTGAGGTTAACCCACAGTTAGCCGGTCACGGTGGTGAGTGTCAATTGATGGAAATCACTGAAGATGGTTATGCTATCTTACAATTTGGTGGTGGCTGTAATGGTTGTAGCCAAATTGACTTAACCGTAAAAGAAGGCGTAGAAAAACAGCTAATCGCTATGATGGGTGATGAAATTAAAGGTGTTCGCGATGTAACCGAGCACCAACGTGGTGAGCACTCTTACTATTAATTGGCTGTGGCAATTATTTATTAAAAAACCCGACGTATGTCGGGTTTTTTGTCTTTATACAACGCTTGGCTAATCGCGCGCTTGATCGCCCATACGTTCAGTTTTTAGCGGTTGCATGCGCCTTTTTATATGCCAAGCGCATATTAATGACATCAATAGTACAAACGGTAGCATGGTCAGTACCACGTAATCCCAGCTACTGGTAAACAGCAACCAGCCAGCTAATAATGACGCCAATGCTTGAGTAAAGAAAATAACAAAATCATTGAGCGCTTGTGCTTTATAGCGCTCGTGACTTTGGTAGCTTTCTGGCAGTATCACAGTGCCAATAGTAAACAAGAAATTCCAGCCTACCCCTAGCAATACCAACGCCCACCAATAGTGCATCACATGTTGGCCACTTAACGCGACGATGATGACGAGAGCATACATAATAGTGCCGGTTGCCATCACCGTACCTGTGTGGAATTTTTTAATTAGCAGACCGGTAAAAAATGACGGTAAAAACATCGCCGCAATATGCGATTGAATTACCCACTTGGTATCAGCCAGCGAGTGACCCATCATATCGTGCATACTTAATGGCGTTGCCGTCATCACAAAACTCATAAGACCATAACCGATAGCGCCAGAGCCTAAGGCGATAATAAAGCTGGGTTGTTTGATGATTTGCGATAAATTACGTCCAGCCATGCTGTGCTGTTGTTGTGAGTCTTGCACAATAGGGTTGCTAAATAGCTGAAAACCAGCAAACGAGATACTGATAAGAATCGCTAAACCAAGAAATGAGCCAGCATAGCCATGCTCTGAGGCTATCCAGTCTTTACTAAATAAGGCCATTTCAGGGCCTAATATCGCCGCAAAAATCCCCGATAGCATTAATACTGAGACGGCACTTGCCGATTGTGTGCTTGCCACGCTTTCAATGGCGGCAAAGCGCAGCTGCAAGCTAAAGGCAATAGAAAAACCCATAAACAGGGTTGCTAGCAATAATAGATAAAACCACCCTTGTACGGCTGAGAACATAGCGAGTAAACAGCCAATGAGTGCCAAACCATAGCCTATATTGGTGGCTTGCTTACGACCTAGGCGCTGATTAAGTTGACTGACAATAATGGTGCCTAACGCAGTACCCACAATCATTAAGGTTAACGGCAGGGTTGCTAGCTTTTCGCTTGGTGCAATCTTGGTTGCTAATAAGCCACCAATAAAGGTTACCGTTGGGCCAATACAGGCCAATAATGGGCTGGTAAAAAACAACACACAAATATTACGGGGGTAATGCAATACCTTGGCTAATACCCAAAGGGCGACCAACATTGCGATAGCAATGAGGCTTAGAGTTACGAACATAATATATTCCAATAATTATTGTTATTATCGCGCCAGATGTTACGGCTCGCGATGTTTGGGAATAAAACGATAATGGTAGTGCCAATACAAGGTTATGCCACGACTGGCCATAAATAAGCAAAATGCCAACCATATGCCGTGATTGCCCCAGTGACTGAAGATAAACCAACAGGGAAAAAACACCAAACACGTGGAGACTAGCATGGAATTACGCATGATGCGTCCCTCAGTTAGACCAATATAAATACCATCGTATAAATAACACCAACAGGCAATAATCGGTAGGATAACAATCCATGGCATAAACTCATGAGTGATCGTGATGATGGCATCTATGTCGGTAAGTAGCTCGACGAAAAAATGTCCAAACAGATAAAAAATGAATGAATAGAGTATGGCGAACACTAGATTGTAACGATTGGCGACTTGTACCGATAATTGCATGGCCTCGATGTTATTTTCACCTTTAGCTTTGCCCACTCTTGCTTCGGCACCATAAGCAATGCCGTCGAGACCAAATGAAATCAGCAATAAAAAGTTAAGTAAAATCGCATTGGCTGCGACAACGGTGTCGCCTAAACGAGCACCTTGAAAGGTAATAAAAACGAAGCACGCTTCTAAACATAGGGTGCGGATGACGATATCGCTATTAAGCTTTAGATAAGGAATAAGGCTGCTTTTATTCATCGCCTCTTTGCAGTGTAGCTTGATGTTTATCAGCAATTGTTTACTATGAATTTTCAGTGAGTTGGCGACCATCCACATACCAATAGTAAAACAGCTGTATTCGGCGATAAGCGTTGCATAAGCCACACCGGCAATTTTTAAATCAAAGCCAATAACAAATAGTAAATCTAACAGCAGATTTATGAGATTGGTTATGATCAGTAGCCACATGGCTTTTTTCGCTTGATGCATGCCTAATAACCAACCCAGTATCACTAAATTGGCTAGTGCTGCAGGTAAGCCCCAAATACGAATTTCGCTATACTGCCTAGTGTATGTGAGTACTTGCTCGCTTGCGCCGCTAAGCCAAAGTCCGGCATCAATATAAACATTTTGCAAAAGGATAAAGAGCAAGCCTATAACAATCGCAACCACTAGCCCCCGAGTGAGCACGCTAAACGCATCTTGGCTGGCTTGTTTACCATAAGCTTGCGCGGCGAGTCCGGTGGTCGACATACGTAAAAAACCACAAAACCAAGTGATAACCGATATCAGCATCGCTCCCACAGCACTGGCGCCAAGATAATAGGCCTCAGGTAAATGACCAATAACCCCCGTATCAACCAAGCCAAGTAAGGGGATGGTGATATTAGACAAAATCATCGGGAGGGCTAGAGCAAACAGTGCTTTGCGCTCTTTATTGACAGCGGACAACGGGTTCTCCTGTTAGGTGGTCATTGGATTTAGGTTCGGTCGTATGTTTAAGTGTGCTACTTTGTGGCAAAATTGAGTCTTGCCACTATTCAGTTTTAAGCCTTGGTAGTAAATGCCTTGGGTCAACTGAATATCACGGTTTGTTTAGTTTACAGGAAGGCGTTATTTGGCGCACCGCAATATGAAAAAAATCCTTATATTATTATCATTTATCTTTGCTTTAATGATTTTTGAAAGTCGCGCGACAGTGGTACTGGTTTATCACCATGTCAGTGATTCAACGCCGAAAAGTACCTCAATAACGCCACAACAGTTTGCGAAACACTTACAGTATTTTCGCGATAATGGCTTTAAGGTGATCCCACTTAACGAAATGGTGGATAAACTCAAAGCCAAACAGCCACTAGAAGATAAAACCGTAGTGATCACCTTTGACGATGGCTACAGCGATATTCTCCATAACGGTCACCCATTATTAACCAAGTTTAATTATCCTTACACCGTGTTTATTAATCCCAGCACAGTGCCAGATAAACAAGGCAGCTATTTAACTTGGCCACAAATAAAGCACATGGTTGATGATGGTGTGCTTATCGCCAATCACGGTTTAGCGCATGATTCCTTGATTAAAGTACCTGCGGGTGTTGATAACGATGTTTGGTTGACTGAAAAACTGACGGAATTACAGCAAGCTGAAAAAATTATTGAGCAGCATACAGGTCAAAGCTGGCGTTACTTTGCCTTGCCTTATGGTGAGTACACACCCAAAGCGCAGCAACAGTTAGAAAAGCTGGGCTATGTGGTGTTTACTCAGCAATCAGGCGCGGTTGGTGAGCACACCGATTTAACCGCAATCCCGAGGTTTCCGGCATCTATGCCCTATGATCAAATCGGGCCGTTAAAAAATAAACTCAATGCGTTAGCATTTAATGTGAGTGAGCAAACGCAACGCTCAGCCACTATTGTGCCTTATGGGCAACAGCCGGATACCGAGATAAACCTTGAGGTTAAGGACTTTTATCCAAATATGCTGAGTTGCTTTATTAGTGGTAAAGGAAAAGCTGAGATTAATTGGCAGACGGATAATCAATTTGCGATGGGTTTTGCCGGTGCTTTTGCGCCAGGACGCCAACGCGCTAATTGCACCGCACCAAGTATTGCTAAACCGGGACGTTATTATTGGTACTCAAAACCATGGTTTGTGCCCAATAAGGATGGTAGCTGGTACCAAAACTAAGGCGACAAAGTCAATTTTTGGCGCCAAAGCTGATATACTACGCGCCTATTCAGCCTTTAATTTTTAAATTATGCGTTTACTAAGAACGACCACTCATCCAAGCCTAGAAAACCTATGTGCCAGCAGTTTTCATCGCCAAGCGGCGCGTGCCATTATCTTACGCGGTGAGGATATTCTGTTGCTTTACACTGAGCGTTATCACGATTATACCTTACCGGGTGGTGGCGTTGATGAAGGTGAAGATTTACAACAAGGCTTGGTGCGCGAACTGATTGAAGAAACCGGTGCGCAAAATATTCGCAATATTAAAGCCTTTGGTCGCTACGAAGAATTTCGCCCTTGGTACAAAAACGATTTTGATATCATGCACATGGAATCGTTTTGTTACACCTGTGACATCGATGAAGAGTTGGCAGACACACAGCTAGAACAACACGAAATAGCCAATGGTATGCGCCCAGTTTGGGTCAATATTTTTGATGCGATCAATCACAATGAAAATACCATGGCCAACAGTGACAAAAAAGGTATGTCGATTGAGCGCGAAACCTATTTGCTGAAGCTTATCGTTAAAGAGTTACTTAGCGAGTAGCCTCGTTCCGTAAACCAGCTAAATGCCAAAAATCAGCGCAAGCTCACTGTCTTGTAGCGTGCTTGCTACCTCCTTTATTCGCTGGCTATCCCCTCACGGTCATTTTATCTTTGCTGTTAGTCCTTATTGGTTATGTCTGTATCTTGCTGAGAGGATATTATCGTATAAAAAACAATCTCTAAAGTGTTAGGGAAGCGAATGAGGGAAGAGCAACAATGACTGTTTCGCAAAAGTCTGTAGCAAGTAAACCTAAGAAAGTAAGCGAAATCCAACAATGGCATATCGAAACCGATGTAGCCATTGTTGGCTTTGGTGCCGCAGGAAGCTGTGCTGCAATTGAAGCTGCCGAAACGGGCGTTAAGGTGGATGTGTTTGAAGCAGGCTCTGCTATAGGTGGCTCGACCGCATTGTCGGGTGGCGAAGTTTATCTTGGTGGTAGCGGTGGCACCCGTATGCAAAACTTGTTTGGTTTTAGCGATAGCACTGAAAACCTTTACAACTACCTAATGATGCAACATAGCCCGCAAGCAGACGAAGCGAAAATTCGCGCCTATGCCGAAGGAGCCAGTGCGCATTTTGATTGGCTTGAGGCAAAAGGTATTCCGTTTAAAGAGTCTTACCTTGACGAACGTCTAGTTGAACCATTCAGCGATGATTGCTTGATATGGAGTGGTAATGAAAAGTCTTGGCCAGAGATAAATCATTGCCAGCCTGTGCCCCGTGCGCATGTGGTAAAAATGCAAGGTATGGGCGCTGGTAAAGTGTTTATGGAGCACTTAGAGCAAAC from Thalassotalea sp. Sam97 harbors:
- a CDS encoding DUF4144 family protein: MIAWPAVVKHDGEDELIYIVSEQDWLNDEEMLLYVFSDRDVLIDSHGHVFSLPAVQQNMASTEVLGTATLENMIELAQLHAAVNQQCCVGKIGAGNIAEVMQIIASMQDN
- a CDS encoding NADH:flavin oxidoreductase/NADH oxidase family protein, translating into MTSPLAQPLTLPCGAVIPNRLCKSAMTEGLADPYDRPTEQHNTLYRTWSHGGTGLHITGNVMVDRRYLERAGNVVLEDDSALDAFKAWAQAGQVAGNHLWMQISHPGRQCATLVNSQPVSPSDVQLHIMGMFSKPRALRQQEIDDIIQRYATTAALAKQAGFSGVQVHAAHGYLISQFLSPKTNLRKDQWGGSLENRARFARSVVQAVRKAVGPEFPIGVKLNSADFQQGGFTLEECVQVASWLSEDGIDLLEISGGTYEQLSFISVDASEVRESTRRREAYFIEYADAIKQHAKVPLMITGGFRSREVIEQVISDGEVDMVGLARPLCTDADVSQKLINAEVDYIDDYEYKLKLGDGFWGNNSPLGLIKSMNSVGQISFYYQNIIRLANNQPPITDSLKVAPLFFRHLYNDTCLNLKRNKAQNKTLISKD
- the bioH gene encoding pimeloyl-ACP methyl ester esterase BioH; amino-acid sequence: MTQTAEKQLNSRVEGNGEHLVFIHGWGLNSAIFSPMVDMFKQQFTVTCIDLPGFGDNVDSHLKDYSLGNLATAVADVIDQPSIVVGWSLGGLVASELALHHSDKVKAVVTITSSPYFVDDEHWPGIKPELLRGFHQQLAVSADKTISNFLRIQAMGAAHVRADIKEIKALIDSRPHASKETLDASLSLLETVDLRAKIQNIDIPFLRLYGRLDSLVPKAVIEQMDKLVPQSDSYTFYGASHAPFISHKDEFKQVLCDWISGIK
- a CDS encoding ComF family protein, whose protein sequence is MEIFPSDQISRLWRRGAKAFQRFCPSLCDLCRQPSHHLPLLCKCCHQDLAGFDYQQLAGNLLNHPAIVGHLPKMAFQQLVCACPYVWPLDIWLMQLKYQRRVELVPVLAHLLVATLKLIRESNQHQQQNPYHVADLLVPVPLSPLRLRQRQFNQALLLADIISREIGGFVDTSLIGRRQSLQRQVGKSGVQRRMALKNSFYITPSAADTIKGKHVAIVDDVLTTGTTANMIAKLLLKHGVATVSVYTVALSLPVMRRD
- a CDS encoding mechanosensitive ion channel family protein — protein: MEQLDSQIKDYLSYFGDNVFLQAGVVVLASLVVAWLIDKVVITWIQKLASKTNGKFDDQLIELLHKPLFYSVVIFGLAIASKIAEAPDEVTKYLFPMFYTVLAIMWTLFVMRITRIILHSVAANDRRFKILHMQTLPLFENLALILIFVVSIYMIFSSWNIDMTAWLASAGIVGIAVGFAAKDTLANLFSGVLIMADSPYKIKDYVVLESGERGEVTNIGLRSTRILTRDHIEITIPNSVMGNTKIVNESAGPSTKSRIRAQVGCAYGSDLDLVQKVLNSVVQEEDEICSYPPPVVRFRTFGGSSLDFEVMGWIENPGDRGRILHQINNAIYRKFAENNIEIPYAKRDLYIKEVPESLLAARAIEQAGLTDKKHADGNQQSQQYGVRSHIVGDSNASTRDTDI